One window of the Marinilactibacillus sp. Marseille-P9653 genome contains the following:
- the gap gene encoding type I glyceraldehyde-3-phosphate dehydrogenase → MAKKVAINGFGRIGRLAFRRILEADTGLEVVAINDLTDNNDLAYLLKYDTAQGRFPHQVEAKEDSITVVGKEIKAYAEKDASQLPWGDLGIDIVLECTGFYTSPEKSQAHIDAGAKRVLISAPAKGDLKTIVFGVNHESIESDDKIVSAASCTTNCLAPMVNVLNKEFGLDHGLMSTVHAYTSTQTLQDSPGGRKSRAGAQNAIPASTGAAKAVGKVIPEVDGKVDGTAVRIPVVTGSMVELYSVLNKEVSVEQVNAAMKDYASDAYLYNEDEIVSSDIIGIPAGSVFDATQTKIIEGNSGQLVKTVAWYDNEYGFTGNMVRTLDYMANL, encoded by the coding sequence ATGGCAAAGAAAGTAGCAATTAACGGATTCGGACGTATTGGACGCTTAGCATTTCGTCGTATTTTAGAGGCAGATACAGGATTAGAAGTTGTGGCAATTAACGACTTAACGGATAATAACGATCTAGCTTATTTATTGAAGTATGACACTGCACAAGGAAGATTCCCTCATCAAGTAGAAGCGAAGGAAGATTCAATAACTGTTGTAGGAAAAGAGATTAAAGCTTACGCTGAAAAAGATGCTAGCCAATTGCCATGGGGTGACCTAGGTATTGATATCGTCTTGGAATGTACAGGATTTTACACTTCACCAGAAAAATCTCAAGCACATATTGATGCTGGAGCTAAGCGCGTGTTGATTTCAGCACCAGCTAAAGGTGATCTTAAGACAATCGTATTCGGTGTTAATCACGAATCAATAGAATCAGATGATAAAATTGTTTCAGCAGCTTCATGTACGACTAATTGCTTGGCACCAATGGTTAATGTATTGAATAAAGAATTTGGTCTTGACCATGGATTAATGAGTACAGTACATGCCTATACTTCAACACAAACACTGCAAGATTCACCAGGTGGACGTAAGAGTCGTGCTGGAGCTCAAAATGCCATTCCTGCTTCAACAGGTGCTGCTAAAGCGGTAGGTAAAGTTATACCTGAAGTTGATGGGAAAGTAGACGGAACAGCTGTAAGAATCCCAGTTGTAACAGGATCTATGGTTGAATTATACTCTGTCTTGAACAAAGAAGTATCAGTTGAACAGGTTAATGCAGCAATGAAAGATTATGCTTCTGATGCCTATCTTTATAATGAAGACGAGATTGTTTCCTCTGACATTATTGGTATCCCTGCTGGTTCTGTATTCGATGCTACTCAAACTAAAATCATCGAAGGTAATTCAGGGCAACTGGTTAAAACTGTCGCTTGGTACGACAACGAATATGGGTTCACTGGTAACATGGTGAGAACATTAGATTACATGGCTAACTTATAA
- the gap gene encoding type I glyceraldehyde-3-phosphate dehydrogenase, producing MSVKVAINGFGRIGRLAFRRINEVEGLEVVAVNDLTDPNMLVHLLKYDTTQGRFNGDVTVGDNSFTVDGRDVKVLSERNPEDLPWGDLGVDIVLECTGFFTTQEKAELHLKAGAKRVVVSAPATGDIKTVVYNTNHEVLDGSETVISGASCTTNCLAPMAKALNDKFGIETGLMTTIHAYTGDQMTLDGPHPKGDFRRARAAAANIVPNSTGAAKAIGEVLPELKGKLDGSAQRVPVAAGSLTELQVILSKEVTAEEVNAAMKEVANESYGYTEDPIVSSDILGMTYGSLFDATQTKVISAGGKQLVKTVAWYDNEMSYTAQLVRTLEYFASL from the coding sequence ATGTCAGTAAAAGTAGCTATTAACGGATTTGGACGTATTGGACGTTTAGCATTCCGTCGTATTAACGAAGTAGAAGGTTTGGAAGTTGTTGCAGTAAACGACTTAACAGATCCTAACATGTTGGTTCACTTGCTTAAATATGATACAACTCAAGGACGTTTCAACGGAGATGTAACTGTTGGAGACAACAGCTTCACTGTAGACGGACGCGACGTTAAAGTATTAAGCGAACGTAACCCAGAAGATCTTCCATGGGGAGACTTAGGCGTAGACATCGTTCTTGAATGTACTGGATTCTTCACTACTCAAGAAAAAGCAGAATTACACCTTAAAGCTGGAGCGAAACGTGTTGTTGTTTCTGCACCTGCAACTGGTGACATCAAAACTGTTGTTTACAACACTAACCACGAAGTTTTAGATGGTTCTGAAACAGTTATTTCTGGTGCTTCTTGTACGACTAACTGCTTAGCTCCAATGGCTAAAGCATTAAACGACAAGTTCGGTATCGAAACTGGTTTAATGACTACTATCCACGCGTACACTGGAGATCAAATGACTCTTGATGGACCACACCCTAAAGGTGACTTCCGTCGTGCTCGTGCTGCTGCAGCTAACATCGTACCAAACTCTACTGGTGCTGCTAAAGCAATCGGTGAAGTATTACCTGAACTTAAAGGTAAATTAGATGGATCAGCTCAACGTGTACCAGTAGCAGCTGGATCATTAACTGAATTACAAGTAATTCTTTCTAAAGAAGTAACTGCTGAAGAAGTTAATGCTGCAATGAAAGAAGTTGCTAACGAGTCTTATGGTTACACTGAAGACCCAATCGTTTCTTCTGACATTTTAGGAATGACTTACGGTTCATTATTCGATGCAACTCAAACTAAAGTCATCTCTGCAGGTGGAAAACAATTAGTTAAAACTGTAGCTTGGTATGATAACGAAATGTCATACACTGCACAACTAGTTCGTACTCTTGAATACTTCGCTTCTCTATAA
- the pgk gene encoding phosphoglycerate kinase, translated as MPKKTVKDLDLKGKKVLVRADFNVPMKDGKISNDNRIQAALPTIQYVLEQGGKAIVFSHLGRVKTDEDKAGLSLAPVAERLGELLKKDVTFVAQTRGEELETAVNNLSDGDVLMFENTRFEDIDGKKESKNDPELGKYWAGLGDVFVNDAFGTAHRAHASNVGIASNVESAAGFLVEKEINFIGGAVDEPKRPFVAILGGAKVSDKIGVIENLLSKADKVLIGGGMTYTFYEALGKGIGSSLLEADKVSLAKELIEKAGDKLVLPVDSVVASEFSNDVPTEVVEGDVPEGKMGLDVGPKTVELFAKELKGAKTVVWNGPMGVFEMSNFAKGTSDICEVLAKLEDATTIIGGGDSATAAQQLGFEDDFSHISTGGGASLEYLEGKELPGIAAISDK; from the coding sequence ATGCCTAAGAAAACTGTAAAAGACCTAGATCTTAAAGGGAAAAAAGTATTGGTTCGTGCTGACTTTAACGTACCAATGAAAGACGGTAAAATCTCTAATGATAACCGTATTCAAGCAGCACTTCCAACTATTCAATACGTACTTGAACAAGGCGGAAAAGCGATTGTATTTTCTCACCTGGGACGTGTTAAAACGGACGAAGACAAAGCTGGTTTATCTTTAGCACCTGTTGCTGAGCGTTTAGGCGAATTGTTGAAAAAAGATGTAACGTTCGTTGCTCAAACTCGTGGAGAAGAACTAGAAACGGCTGTAAACAACTTATCTGACGGCGACGTTTTAATGTTTGAAAACACTCGTTTTGAAGACATTGACGGCAAAAAAGAAAGTAAAAATGATCCTGAACTAGGTAAATACTGGGCAGGTCTTGGCGATGTATTCGTAAACGATGCATTTGGTACAGCTCACCGTGCCCACGCATCTAACGTAGGAATAGCTTCTAACGTTGAATCGGCTGCTGGGTTCTTAGTAGAAAAAGAAATCAACTTTATTGGTGGAGCTGTTGATGAACCAAAACGTCCATTTGTAGCGATTTTAGGTGGAGCGAAAGTTTCAGATAAAATCGGCGTAATCGAAAACTTATTATCTAAAGCAGATAAAGTATTAATCGGTGGCGGAATGACTTATACTTTCTATGAAGCACTAGGAAAAGGTATCGGAAGCTCACTTCTTGAAGCAGATAAAGTATCACTTGCTAAAGAATTGATTGAAAAAGCTGGCGACAAATTAGTTCTTCCAGTGGATTCAGTAGTTGCTTCTGAGTTTTCAAACGATGTACCTACAGAAGTTGTTGAAGGAGACGTTCCTGAAGGTAAAATGGGACTTGATGTTGGACCTAAGACTGTTGAATTATTCGCTAAAGAATTAAAAGGCGCTAAAACAGTTGTATGGAACGGACCAATGGGCGTTTTCGAAATGTCTAACTTTGCTAAAGGAACAAGCGATATCTGTGAAGTGTTAGCTAAATTAGAAGATGCAACGACTATTATCGGTGGTGGAGATTCTGCAACTGCTGCACAACAACTTGGATTCGAAGACGACTTCAGCCACATTTCTACTGGTGGTGGAGCAAGTCTAGAATACCTTGAAGGTAAAGAATTACCAGGAATCGCTGCAATCTCAGATAAATAA
- a CDS encoding DsbA family protein, which produces MLLDTSMIKASEVTTEGGIHIGEKNAPIKIVEFMNLRCPFCKQWWEESAPVLDKYVAEGKVERIVKLFDKEKPSLKRGNVIHHHLDYTGGEKVKEDISYFLARQEEWGNLEENDIVDYANIRRGLSKQTSEKEAEHVINEAERANVTLVPSVFIEDYIFDEHITNEELKEIIEIKLNRGNIDQ; this is translated from the coding sequence ATGTTATTGGATACTTCAATGATCAAAGCATCAGAAGTGACGACTGAAGGCGGTATACACATTGGGGAAAAGAATGCTCCAATCAAAATCGTAGAATTTATGAATTTAAGATGTCCGTTTTGTAAGCAATGGTGGGAAGAATCTGCTCCTGTACTAGATAAATATGTAGCAGAAGGAAAAGTCGAACGAATTGTTAAACTCTTTGATAAGGAAAAGCCTAGCTTGAAAAGAGGGAACGTTATTCATCATCACTTAGACTATACAGGTGGTGAAAAAGTAAAAGAAGATATATCTTATTTCTTAGCACGCCAAGAAGAATGGGGAAATCTTGAAGAAAATGATATCGTGGACTATGCTAACATTAGAAGAGGTTTAAGCAAGCAGACAAGTGAAAAAGAAGCTGAGCATGTAATTAATGAAGCTGAAAGGGCTAATGTAACACTTGTTCCGTCTGTCTTTATAGAAGATTATATTTTTGATGAGCATATTACAAATGAAGAACTAAAAGAAATCATTGAAATAAAATTAAATCGTGGAAACATTGACCAGTAA
- the clpP gene encoding ATP-dependent Clp endopeptidase proteolytic subunit ClpP, with the protein MNLVPTVIEQSPRGERAYDIYSRLLKDRIIMLGGPIDDQVANSVIAQLLFLDAQDPEKDIYLYINSPGGSVTAGLAIYDTMNFIKSDVQTIAIGLAASMGSFLLAAGEKGKRFALPNAEIMIHQPLGGAQGQATEIEIAAKHILRTRSRLNDILVERTGQPLEVIERDTDRDNFMMAEDAKNYGLVDQIMDSAADLNK; encoded by the coding sequence ATGAATTTAGTACCAACAGTTATTGAGCAATCACCCCGTGGTGAACGTGCTTATGATATTTACTCTCGTTTATTGAAAGACCGTATCATTATGCTTGGTGGACCAATTGATGATCAAGTTGCCAATTCTGTCATTGCCCAATTATTATTCTTGGACGCACAAGACCCTGAGAAAGATATCTATCTTTATATCAACTCTCCAGGTGGTAGTGTTACAGCAGGACTAGCAATCTACGATACAATGAACTTCATAAAATCTGATGTTCAGACTATCGCAATCGGACTAGCAGCTTCAATGGGAAGTTTCTTACTTGCAGCAGGTGAAAAAGGTAAACGTTTTGCACTTCCAAATGCAGAAATCATGATTCACCAACCACTAGGTGGCGCTCAAGGACAAGCAACTGAAATTGAGATTGCTGCTAAACACATCTTAAGAACACGTTCTAGATTAAATGATATTTTGGTTGAACGTACTGGACAACCTTTAGAAGTAATCGAACGAGATACAGATCGTGATAACTTCATGATGGCTGAAGATGCTAAAAATTATGGCTTGGTTGACCAAATCATGGATAGCGCTGCTGATTTAAACAAATAA
- a CDS encoding sugar-binding transcriptional regulator — MLSVIEKVAPDMFQTLKRRYHILKQIQKSSPIGRRSLAGRLGFTERVLRSEVDILRNQGLIDISSAGMECTSTGLEVFRQLERMMGHHVRSKDQETILANRLRISHCVIVPGNSDEDPAILEDIGLAAVKALDFLLPEDKNVVAVMGGTTMVEVAHAMDEKFGEKRQLLFVPARGGLGESVDIQANVIAETMARKSGGKSRALYAPEHVRSDTYSLLSEEPEIKETLQLVENASLVLYSIGSAFEMAERRGMNRETLQLLKNQNAVAEAFGEFVNPEGEIVYKLSRIGLQSSQMGRIPHVVAVAGGKNKAKAIESYVKTVPPHTWLVTDEAAANEILNGGNPLKN; from the coding sequence ATGCTGTCAGTTATCGAAAAAGTTGCACCCGATATGTTTCAGACGTTGAAAAGAAGATATCATATCTTGAAGCAAATTCAAAAATCCAGTCCAATCGGAAGAAGATCTCTTGCAGGAAGACTAGGGTTTACTGAACGTGTTTTGAGAAGCGAAGTCGATATATTACGTAACCAAGGATTGATAGACATATCTTCTGCGGGAATGGAATGTACGTCTACAGGATTAGAAGTTTTTCGTCAGCTTGAACGTATGATGGGGCATCATGTCAGATCAAAAGACCAAGAAACAATATTGGCGAACAGATTGAGAATCAGCCATTGTGTTATTGTACCCGGAAATTCGGACGAAGACCCCGCAATATTAGAAGATATCGGTTTAGCTGCGGTCAAGGCACTGGACTTCCTTCTTCCCGAAGATAAAAACGTTGTTGCAGTAATGGGTGGAACGACAATGGTCGAAGTTGCCCACGCAATGGACGAAAAGTTTGGTGAGAAAAGACAGTTGTTGTTTGTACCTGCACGCGGTGGGCTTGGAGAATCAGTTGATATCCAAGCTAACGTAATCGCAGAAACAATGGCCCGCAAATCCGGTGGGAAAAGCAGGGCTTTATATGCTCCTGAACATGTCCGTTCTGATACGTATTCGTTACTATCAGAGGAGCCTGAAATTAAGGAAACACTTCAATTAGTTGAAAATGCTTCCTTAGTCTTGTACAGTATAGGTAGTGCTTTCGAAATGGCAGAAAGACGAGGCATGAATAGAGAGACACTTCAATTACTGAAAAATCAGAATGCTGTAGCAGAAGCATTTGGAGAATTCGTTAACCCAGAAGGAGAGATTGTTTACAAACTCTCTCGTATTGGCTTGCAATCAAGTCAAATGGGACGTATTCCTCATGTGGTTGCAGTAGCCGGTGGTAAGAATAAAGCCAAGGCAATTGAATCTTACGTAAAAACTGTCCCTCCTCACACATGGTTAGTGACGGATGAGGCAGCCGCAAACGAGATTTTAAATGGGGGCAACCCTTTAAAAAATTAG